DNA from Amblyraja radiata isolate CabotCenter1 unplaced genomic scaffold, sAmbRad1.1.pri S123, whole genome shotgun sequence:
cctggtgaacttacgctgggctccctcaataacaagaatacccttcctcaaatttggagaccaaaactgcacacaattctccaggtgtggtgtcaccagggccctgtacaactgcagtaggtccttgcgcctaaactcaactcctcaccttatgaaggccaacatgccattagctttcttcactgcctgctgtacctgcatgcttactttcagtgactgatgtaccaggacacacagatctcgttgtacttcccattttcctaacctgacactattcgtgtaatacagagtgctggagtaacaccttacacttccttatctctgtgtctcactctcctgtgactctcagcctgaagaaggttccttcactccagagatgctgcctgtcccgctgagttactccagcattttgtgtctgtctatggagaacatggataggggccgGCGTTTttcggtcacgacccttcttcagacctgaaacatcatctatccacattgaacacagatgctgcctgacccgctgagttactccagtactctgtgaaacgtcacctatccatgttctctacagatgctgcctgacccgctgagttactccagcactctgtgaaacgtcacctatccatgttctctacagatgctgcctgacccgctgagttactccagcactctgtgaaacgtcacctatccatgttctccacagatgctgcctgacccgctgagttactccagcactctgtgaaacgtcacctatccatgttctccacagatgctgcctgacccgctgagttactccagcacttttaatgtaaaaataaacagtctaccttgccttgtcccctacgtgagatccgtcccgttgtcggcgttcacgggtttagaagatgatttttaatttactataacacttaaattatccaacttagtttaaaaataagtgcagagaacggcagtcggagcgatttttcttgagcaattaaacaggctgatgaacatcgatttaaacagcctggaggaaacgccattctaaacccgcccccctctcgaaGGCGCCaaagtgaattcttgtgtgaatgttatttggacacttagactatttaaaaatgttgatcttttcttaagaaatggatagatgtttagatctagttattgaattatgtaattagctacaattgggtaactaactaattatatgctttaatttcaggtcttccaagtaagattgtttcatatttgtttcagaatgcttcaatctataataactgaacatttctttcagttctcttaatttttaagaaagttatgggcttttgactgtcctcgatcacagcttttgtgttaagtcaatggaaaagcaatagggaacaagatgctaatttccgagtatgaaaatggccataacgtttttaatactgaagatatgaaagtgaattaggtgtcaaattaaacttctttttatgctttatctgatgggataaattgcagacttgattttttaaatctcaaaattttgtgacattgctggtacaaggagaaagtaatcgacgtAACAATGCTACAaatttcgtacagcttcagttttaacattttataaactaataactaaatcggaaaaaagaaaaaaggaaagaagggaaaggaaaaaggaaagaaagaatttcaaaaggatacgaaaaagaaaaaagaaaaacccctgaattccctcttccaaatcattaatatatttggtaaacagttgcggccccaacaccgagccttgcggcactccactcgccactgcctgccattctgaaaaggacccgttcactcctagtctttgcttccggtctgccaaccaattttctatccatgtcaacaccctaccatagaaaataggtgcaggaatagaggccatgcggcccttcgagcctgcaccgccattcaatatgatcatggctgatcatccaactcagtatcctgtacctgccttctctccataccccctgatctctttagccacaagggccacatctaactccctcttaaatatagccaatgaactggcctcaactatcttctgtggcagtgaattccacagattcaccactctctgtgtgtgaaaaaaaatgtttttctcatctcggtcctaaaagatttcccccttatccttaaactgtgtgtggccccttgttctggacttccccgacattgggaacaatcttcctgcatctagcctgtccaaccccttaagaattttgtaagtttctataagatcccccctcaatcttctaaattctagcgagtacaagccaagtctatccagtctttcttcttatgaaagtcctgccatcccaggaatcagtctggtgaaccttcttttaactccctcaatggcaagaatgtctttcctcagattaggagaccaaaactgtacgcaatactccaggtgtggtctcaccaagaccctgtaaaactgcagtagaacctccctgctcctatactcaaatccttttgctgtgaaggatgtgctctaattttagtcaccagtctcccgtgcgggaccttatcaaaggctttctgaaagtctagatacactacatccactggcaccccttcatccattttacttgtcacatcctcaaaaaatgacagaagattagtcaagcatgatttccctttcataaatccatgttgacttggactaatcgttttactgctatccaaatgccccattattacctctttaataattgactccagcatctttcccaccaccaaagtcaggctaactggtctgtaattccccgttttctctctcgctcctttcttgaaaagtgggataacattagctaccctctaatccacaggaactgatcctgaatctattgaacattggaaaatgatcaccaatgcgtctactatttctagagccacctccctgaggaccctgggatgcagaccatcaggcccaggggatttatcatccttcagtcccattagcctacccaatatttctcgcctaatgaaaatttctttcagttcctctaccctcttagatcctctgtcctccagtacatctgggagattgtttatgtcttccttagtgaagacagatccgaagtacctgttcaactcttctgccatttccttgttgcccataataatttcacccgtgtctgccttcaagggacccacatttgactttgctactctttttcccttaacatatctaaagaagcttttagtgtccgtctttatattcctggccagcttcccttcgtacttcatcttttcagcccgcattgcccgttttgtttccttctgatgTCCTACGGAAGTTTCCGAaagctctggcttccggctactctttgctgtgttatacatcttttcttttagttttattctatccctaactagagccctagtgagaccacacctggagtattgtgtgcagttttgctctccaaatttgaggaaggacattcttgctattgagggagtgcagcgtaggttcaccaggttaattcccgggatggcgggactgtcatatgctgagagaatggagcggctgggcttgtacactctggaatttagaaggatgagagggtatctcattgagaagattattaatggtttggacacgctagaggcaggaaacgtgttcccgatgttgggggagtccagaactaggggccacacacacacagtttaagaataaggggtaagccatttagaacggagatgaggaaacactttttctcacagggagttgtgagtctgtggaattctctgcctcaggcaggttctctggatttttattttatttattttatttttatttttttaatgtatgggggagggggaaattaattttcagggtccctacctggtcggtgatgcagcttttctccgggctgcactttcgacccgttctcgtggcctaccagcgggcttggagcggcatttcctgaggggaccgcccggagcctcggcatcggcggctgcggagctgcgggtccgaggagcgaggggaccgcccggagcctcggcatcggcggcaccggcatcggcggcggcgaagctgcgggtctgaggacggcggtgcagcgctggagcgccattgcgaggcgggcggtgccttgcctgggtcgccgcgctggaactccggtgagctgggaccggcgttaaaaacatcgcggagctgcgggcggcggcgccgaactttacaccaggagcctgggatctcgcgacgagatcgccagttgagctccattcggcgcggccttgtcggctccggaagccacggtctcgagtagggaggcggccgttccagggttcccatgccgctgagaggactctcccgacgccggaacatcatcacccggcgaggacggcctggaacatcgggcctccgtagaggcaaatgtggaggcctcaataggcccgactatgggtggacattggggatgggactggactctgtgccttcccccataatgggaaccattgtggggggatgtttttatgttaaagctatttattattgttatatttgtattcttttttatgtgctgcattggcaaaaagaatttcaataCATCTAGGTgtaagtgacaataaatcaacctttgacctttgaccttcacgagagagctagatcggggtcttaaagatagcggagtcaggggatatggggagaaggcaggaacggggtactaattgtggatgatcagccatgatcacattgaatggcggtgctggcttgaagggctgaatggcctctactcctgcacctattgtctgttgtctatcagCGTTCCTCAGCccccctggccaatcgatccagatccatcTGCAATCCTTGGCCTTCTCCCTCCTTCAGTGTCTCGGCTCCAGGGAGATCTCGGCCTAGCGGAATGAGGCTTTGCTGAACTGAGCGCAGGATTTCTGGAGTTGAACGAGAGCCTCTGGCGATCTGACGAGCGATATCTGGCACTGAACACCACGCTAGACATCTGCGTGTACGAGAACTCGAGGCTGAATCTCTCGCACCAAAGTTGCGCTGCAAATCTTTCCGTCTCGATGGCGAATCCCTCCGTCTGTCGCTCACTCCACTCCGAATCCCTCCAGGAGAATAACCGTCTGAAGAGCGAAATCCAGAACCTGTACGCAACCAATATCCTGCTCTGTAGAGATGTCCAGAGCTATCTCCAGAGAGTGAAAGGTGAGTAGCTCGCTAATCTACTGAcagagcccaacttgcccacaccggccaacatgccccacctacactagtcccaccccgaccaacatgccccatctacactagtcccaccccgaccaacatgccccatctacactagtcccaccccgaccaacatgccccatctacactagtcccaccccgaccaacatgccccatctacactagtcccaccccgaccaacatgccccatctacactagtcccaccccgaccaacatgccccatctacactagtcccaccccgaccaacgtgccccgtctacactagtcccaccccgaccaacgtgtcccatctacactagtcccaccccgaccaacatgtcccatctacactagtcccaccccgaccaaaatgtcccatctacactagtcccacaccggccaacgtcccatctacactagtcccaacccgaccaacatgtcccatctacactagtcccaccccgaccaacatgccccatctacactagtcccaccccgaccaacatgccccatctacattagtcccaccccgaccaacatgccccatctacactagtcccaccccgaccaacatgccccatctacacaagtctcaccccgaccaacatgccccatctacactagtcccaccccgaccaacatgccccatatacactagtcccaccccgaccaacatgccccaactacactagtcccaccccgaccaacatgccccatctacactagtcccaccccgaccaacatgccccatctacactagtcccacctgcccgcgtttggcccatatccctccaaacctgtcctatccatgtacctgtccaagtgtctctgaAACTttgcgataatccctgcctcaactacctcctccggcagagaGTGAAAGGTAAGTAGCTCGCTAATCTACTGACagagcccaacgtgcccacaccggccaacatgccccacctacactagtcccaccccgaccaacatgccccatctacactagtcccaccccgaccaacatgccccatctacactagtcccaccccgaccaacatgccccatctacactagtcccaccccgaccaacatgccccatctacactagtcccaccccgaccaacgtgccccatctacactagtcccaccccgaccaaatgccccatctacactagtcccacccggaccaacgtgccccatctacactagtcccacccggaccaacatgccccatctacactagtcccaccccgaccaacatgccccatctacactagtcccaccccgaccaacgtgtcccatctacactagtcccacccccgaccaacatgtcccatctacactagtcccaccccgaccaacgtgtcccatctacactagtcccaccccgaccaacatgtcccatctacactagtcccaccccgaccaacatgccccatatacactagtcccacccccgaccaacatgccccaactacactagtcccaccccgaccaacatgccccatctacactagtcccaccccgaccaacatgccccatctacactagtcccacctgcccgcgtttggcccatatccctccaaacctgtcctatccatgtacctgtccaagtgtctctgaaacttgcgataatccctgcctcaactacctcctccggcagagaGTGAAAGGTAAGTAGCTCGCTAATCTACTGACagagcccaacgtgcccacaccggccaacatgccccacctacactagtcccaccccgaccaacatgccccatctacactagtcccaccccgaccaacatgccccatctacactagtcccaccccgaccaacatgccccatctacactagtcccaccccgaccaacatgccccatctacactagtcccaccccgaccaacgtgccccatctacactagtcccaccccgaccaacatgccccatctacactagtcccaccccgaccaacgtgccccatctacactagtcccacccggaccaacatgccccatctacactagtcccacccggccaacatgccccatctacactagtcccaccccgaccaacgtgccccgtctacactagtcccaccccgaccaacgtgtcccatctacactagtcccaccccgaccaacatgtcccatctacactagtcccaccccgaccaacgtgtcccatctacactagtcccaccccgaccaacatgtcccatctacactagtcccaccccgaccaacatgccccatctacactagtcccaccccgaccaacatgccccatctacattagtcccaccccgaccaacatgccccatctacactagtcccaccccgaccaacatgccccatctacaccagtctcaccccgaccaacatgccccatctacactagtcccaccccgaccaacatgccccatatacactagtcccaccccgaccaacatgccccaactacactagtcccaccccgaccaacatgccccatctacactagtcccaccccgaccaacatgccccatctacactagtcccacctgcccgcgtttggcccatatccctccaaacctgtcctatccatgtacctgtccaagtgtctctgaAATTttgcgataatccctgcctcaactacctcctccggcagctcgttccatacacccaccactctctgtgtggaaaagttgcccctcaggttcctattaaggggagagggagagacagagagaaagagggaaatctgaagaagggtctcgacccggaacgtcacccattccttctccccagagatgctgcctgacccattgagttacttcagcactttgtgtgagTGATGTGTCTTTGAGACTAACTGATAAACTCTTTATTAACCCGTAGAGAAGTTCTGTGCTCCAAggtggaagttgtacagagataaGTGTTACTTCATCTCGGTCAAGAAAATAACATATGACAACGCAAAACTGGCGTGTGAAGTCAGGGGGGCGAAACTCCTAGAGATCCGCTCAAACGAAGAGAAGGTcagacaaacacgcacacacacacacacacgcacgcacacacacacacatataaacgcacgcacgcacacgcacgcacatgcacacacgctcgcacacacgcAAGCatgcacactcatgcacacacacgcatgcacacacacgcgcacacacacgcatgcacgcacacacacgcgcacgcacacacacatgcacacacacacacacatacacatataaacacacacacacatacatacacaaacgtacacacacacacacatatacacacgcacgcacacactcatgcacacatgctcgcacaaacgcacgcacacacgcaagcacgcacacacactcatgcacacatgcTCGCAcaaatgcacgcacacacacgcacacacgcaagcacgcacacacactcatgcacacacgctcgcacgcacgcacgcgcacacacatgcacacgcatacacgcacgcaagcacacgcacacacacatacacacacacacacatatatacacacacacatacacacacacacacacatatatacatacacacacacacacacacatacatacacacacacacacatacatacacacatgcacacacacacacatatatacacatacacctcccctcccctccccattacAAATCCCTCTGTAAACATTCAGTGTGTCAGCGATGTTCCAACCTCCGGGCTGCAGGAGGCATTACGGGACGAGGAGCAAGAGGTGGGGAGCATTGTGGGCACTGGGGTAGATGTCATGTATTGAAggtttactgaaagtaagcatgcaggtacagcaggcagcgaagaaagcgaatggcatgttggccttcattgcgagtggatttgagtatcggagcaaagaggtccttctgcagttgttcagagctcacagtgagaccacaactggagtattgtgtgcagttttggtcctctaacttgaggaaggacattcttgctattgagggagagcagcgtaggtttacaaggttaattcccgggatggcgggactgtcatatgctgagagaatggatcggctgggcttgtacactctggagtttagaaggatgagaggctatctcattgaaacatataagattattaaaggtttggacacgctagaggcaggaaacatgttcccgatgttggggaagtccagaaccaggggccacacacacagtttaagaataaggggtcggccatttagaacggagatgaggaaacactttttctcacaaagagttgtgagtctgtggaattctctgcctcagatactttcaagagagagctagaaagggctcttaaagatagcggagtcaggggatatggggagaaggcaggaacgaatggcctcctcctgcacctgttgtctatgcttATATGTTCTGATACTGGCCCCGATTTTTGAGCAAATATTCTGTAATCCAGAAGGAATTTCGGGAATCGAAAGAGCCGCCGTCTGGCAAATGAATCCATTTTGTCCGCAGTTCCGACCATTACAAGTTTCACTGGAGTATTCGACAAATCTATTATTCCTCCTGTGTGTGGGAAAAACATTGGGAAGAAACTAGAACAGAAATCCATCTTTTCCCACACACTAATCCCACCGCCCCGCGCTCTCTCCCTACATCTGTGGCCCTGTACCCACACTAATCGCGTGTGGAAGAGCTGCCGtctctcttatagaaacttacaaaattcatctaTTTTCCCTACTGTAATGTAAACGTAAATCATAGaacgccaatggtatgttagcattcacagcaaaatgatttgtgtataggagcagggaggttctactgcagttgtacagggtcttggtgagaccacacctggagtattgcgtacagttttggtctcctaatctgaggaaagacattcttgccatagagggagtacagagaaggttccccaactgattcctgggatggcaggactttcatatgaagaaagactggatgttcatgctagaatttagaagattgaggggggatcttatagaaagttacaaaattcttaaggggttggacaggctagatgcaggaagattgttcccgatgttcgggaagtgcagaacaaggggtcacacacacagtttaagtctggtgaaccttctctgtactccctctatggctagaaTATGGCAGTATCTTCTggaccatgttatcccacttattaataaaggcgggagagaaaacggggaattatagaccagttagcctgacatcagtggtgggNNNNNNNNNNNNNNNNNNNNNNNNNNNNNNNNNNNNNNNNNNNNNNNNNNNNNNNNNNNNNNNNNNNNNNNNNNNNNNNNNNNNNNNNNNNNNNNNNNNNNNNNNNNNNNNNNNNNNNNNNNNNNNNNNNNNNNNNNNNNNNNNNNNNNNNNNNNNNNNNNNNNNNNNNNNNNNNNNNNNNNNNNNNNNNNNNNNNNNNNNNNNNNNNNNNNNNNNNNNNNNNNNNNNNNNNNNNNNNNNNNNNNNNNNNNNNNNNNNNNNNNNNNNNNNNNNNNNNNNNNNNNNNNNNNNNNNNNNNNNNNNNNNNNNNNNNNNNNNNNNNNNNNNNNNNNNNNNNNNNNNNNNNNNNNNNNNNNNNNNNNNNNNNNNNNNNNNNNNNNNNNNNNNNNNNNNNNNNNNNNNNNNNNNNNNNNNNNNNNNNNNNNNNNNNNNNNNNNNNNNNNNNNNNNNNNNNNNNNNNNNNNNNNNNNNNNNNNNNNNNNNNNNNNNNNttctcctcccctccctcctacaGGGAACGTCATTAGCAAACATATCTAACAATCTTGCCCGACTttcaatggagtttaatgctgctaagtgtgaggtgctacatcttggcaggacaaatcaaaataggacgtacatggtaaatggtagcgaattgaggaatgcagttgaacagagggatctaggaataactgtgcatagttccctgaaggtggaatctcatatagatagggtggtaaagaaagctgatTGTGTGCtgccctttataaatcagagcattgagtatagaagttgggatgtaatgttaaaattgtacaaggcattggtgaggccaattctggagtatggtgtacaattttggtcgcctaattataggaaggatgtcaacaaaatagagagagtacagagatttactagaatgttgcctgggtttcagcaactaagttacagagaaaggttgaacgttaggtctttattctttggagcgcagaaggttaaggggggacttgatagaggtctttaaaatgatgagagggatagacagagttgacgtggataagcttttcccattgagagtagggaagattcaaacaagaggacatgatttgagaattaagggacagaagcttagaggtaacatgagggggaacttatttactcagagagtggtagctgtgtggaatgagctgccagtggaagtggtggaggcaggcaggttcgattttaccagttaaaaataaattggataggtacatggatgggaaaggaatggagggttatggtctgagtgcaggtagatgggactaggggaaaataagtgttcggcacggacttgaagggtcgagatggcctgtttctgtgctgttcttgttatatggttaataagaaATATGCATTATAAACGATGAAAAAACACCACATTGTATGAATTATTactttttatcattaaaaaatgcattttcAAGGACTTACAAGGACAtgaaaaaggtccttgaaaaACAGTTTTACACCCCATGACTTTCCGTACCAGCCTGCCTtgcgtctctctccggtgtgcgaGCCGTCAAACGCCTCACCGCGGTACGGGCaatcataggaacatagaaaataggtgcaggagtagaggccattcggcccttcgagcctgcaccgccattcaatatgatcatggctgatcatccaactcagtatcctgtacctgccttctctccataccccctgatccctttagccaca
Protein-coding regions in this window:
- the LOC116969214 gene encoding C-type lectin domain family 12 member A-like codes for the protein MANPSVCRSLHSESLQENNRLKSEIQNLYATNILLCRDVQSYLQRVKEKFCAPRWKLYRDKCYFISVKKITYDNAKLACEVRGAKLLEIRSNEEK